In one Lycium barbarum isolate Lr01 chromosome 7, ASM1917538v2, whole genome shotgun sequence genomic region, the following are encoded:
- the LOC132603718 gene encoding coatomer subunit zeta-1-like — MAFPLHYGSCPVVKNILLLDSEGKRVAVKYYCDDWPTHSAKLAFEKSIFTKTQKTNARTEAEIAMFDNNIVVYKFVQDLHFFVTGGDDENELILATVLQGFYDAVTLLLRSNVEQREALENLDLILLCLDEIVDGGMILETDGSVIAGKVASHNMDDGSPISEQTISQALATAREHLTRSLLR, encoded by the exons ATGGCATTTCCTCTCCATTAC GGTTCTTGCCCTGTGGTAAAGAATATACTTCTTTTGGATTCCGAAGGAAAGCGTGTAGCAGTTAAATACTACTGTGATGACTGGCCAACACATAGCGCCAAGCTTGCTTTTGAGAAGTCTATTTTTACCAAGACTCAAAAGACAAATGCTCGAACTGAAG CGGAGATAGCAATGTTTGACAATAACATTGTTGTCTATAAGTTTGTGCAAGACCTTCACTTCTTTGTGACCGGAGGTGATGATGAAAATGAACTAATTCTAGCCACTGTTCTCCAGGGCTTCTATGATGCAGTTACCCTTCTACTCAG GAGTAATGTTGAACAGAGGGAGGCCCTTGAAAACTTGGATTTGATTCTTCTGTGCCTTGATGAGATTGTGGATGGAGG GATGATTCTTGAAACAGATGGTAGTGTCATTGCTGGCAAAGTTGCCAGTCATAATATGGATGATGGGTCACCCATTTCCGAACAG ACAATCAGTCAAGCTTTGGCAACGGCTCGTGAGCATTTGACAAGATCACTTCTCAGATGA